GAACCTGCTTAAGGTTCAGGATTATTTCTGTAACATCTTCAACAACCCCAGGTATTGTGGAAAATTCATGGTCAACTCCTTCAATGCGAACTGAAGTAATTGCGTAACCTTCCAGTGAAGAAAGCAAAACTCTTCTAAGTGCGTTACCAACAGTCAATCCGTATCCCGGTTCCAAAGGTCTGAATTCAAATTTCCCCTGGAAATCGGTCGAATCGATCATTATAACTTTATCGGGCTTCTGAAAATTAAATATTGCCATATTTCGACTAATGTCAATTATTATTTGTTATACAACTCAACGATTAGTTGTTCTTTGATGTTTTCCGGAATCTGCAGCCTTGCAGGTACAGAAACGAAAGTACCTTCTTTGGTATCGTTGTTCCATGTGATCCACTCATAAACATGAGCAGAGTTTGATAAAGAACGCTCTATTGTATCAAGAGATTTCGATTTTTCGCGAACTGCTACTTTATCGCCGGCTTTAAGGTGGTAAGAAGGAATGTTTACCAATTCGCCGTTTACAGTAATATGCCTGTGAGAAACGATTTGCCTTGCTGCCCTTCTTGAAGGTGCAATGCCCATCCTGAATACTACGTTGTCAAGCCTTGCTTCACAAAGCTGTAAAAGGATCTCACCTGTTACACCTTTTGATGCTGCTGCTTTTTCATACAGGTTCCTGAATTGTTTTTCAAGGATACCGTAAGTGTACTTCGCTTTTTGCTTTTCCATCAACTGTACAGCGTATTCCGATTTTTTACCTCTCTTTTTTGCAAGGCCGTGCTGCCCTGGAGGGTAATTTCTTTTTTCGAAGGCTTTGTCGTCTCCGAAGATCGCCTCGCCGAATTTACGGGCGATTTTTGTTTGTGGACCA
Above is a genomic segment from Flavobacterium album containing:
- the rpsD gene encoding 30S ribosomal protein S4; translation: MARYTGPQTKIARKFGEAIFGDDKAFEKRNYPPGQHGLAKKRGKKSEYAVQLMEKQKAKYTYGILEKQFRNLYEKAAASKGVTGEILLQLCEARLDNVVFRMGIAPSRRAARQIVSHRHITVNGELVNIPSYHLKAGDKVAVREKSKSLDTIERSLSNSAHVYEWITWNNDTKEGTFVSVPARLQIPENIKEQLIVELYNK